The Solanum lycopersicum chromosome 2, SLM_r2.1 DNA window TTCCTCCCATCACCAACAAGAAGAATTTCATTACTTAATTTCTCATGTATTTCGTTATACCATTATTTGAGAAGAGCTAACTGGAGTACGCCTGGAACGACGAACGAGGAGTATGAGAAGAGAATTTCAAAGGTCAGATCGGGTTGGCTGGTAAAGCTTGTGTTCCAGGTCAATAAACTCAATTCTCTGTGATCTCCCACCGTTCACGACATCTCTTGCTTCCGTTTGACTAAGTTCCTTGAAATTGTTTATGGACAATTGGACATGTGCATTTTTTACTAATAAgtactataaaatatttatttaaattagtgACTAAACTTGCAAGTTTGACAAATGGAATAGTCCAGAAGTCCTAGATGTTATTAAACGCAAGTGCATATGATGCAAGACCTTTCACCTATTAGTATGAAGTAAGGGGTAAATCTCGAGATATATGATTCACAAGTTCCAATTTTTCCTATAAGTTCGCCCCAATCTATTTTCATGTAGTATAAATACTATGAGATTTATGTCACCTATCTGAGTCAATTGGAAATGACAATAAGTAATCTAtgcatttattatttaaaaccttttcatgtttgattgataaaaaattttaaaagttatttttatatttatataggtaataaaaaatcaaattctttATTAAAACGTTTTAATTAGCCAATGTAAATTTGTGTATTAAACTCTGCAAATCTAATTTAGGGCTTTCCAAACAGATTTTTAATTGaaagtatttcttttttaattatagtaACTGGTTAGTCCATGGGTCTAACCCTGATTGGTGTGTATACTGACATCACAATACCCAATGGGCAAATAGTAAAAAACAAAGCAGGGCAAATAATAatagagccgtcaatatggcTAGGCCCGTTGGATCGGCTTGGCCTAACCCGAGATTTAATAGAGTTGAACTAAATTTTTTGAAGTCCATTTAAGAAAAGGACTTTTTAGCCCGGCCTGAATAAGCCTAACGATTTGaagggcttgagaaatatcggtAGGGTCAGCCCGTGGgccaataaaatttaattaaaaaaataatgtaatattaaaatttaaaattatagagaGACCAAACTcaaaaacaattaggttaatacttttacttcaaaaaaaacttaataatttttttcttttttgaaaatgttaacttacttaataaatattttaggcAAAGGTCTGATGGACCCCTATACTTGTACCAGTTTGTATTATGGACCCTTCTACTTATGTCTTTGTCATCTAGACTCTTACactaaataaaacacaatatatcAAACCCCTTCGACCATTGACCATACTTATGTGGTATTAAGATGGCTGAGTTGGCAAAAGAGTGAGGCTAAATGCCTATTAAGGCAAGTGAGCAAGTGAACaccatattttaatttaaaaaaaatatttcaattataagacaataaaataataaacttaaaaagaaaaaaaatccattCTTTTTCAACCAACCCATATGCTTTGCCCAAaccttttttttccttccatCAATGATTTGCTACACCAGACTCCAGAGGCGGCGGGGAGCCTCTAAACTTGGTCTTTTGGTACACCGGAGAGGATGGAGAGAGCATAGGGGGTCTCTAGTGGTTCGCATTGGTCGGCAATGGCGAGGAGCTGGTGCGGCCATTTTTCTGGAGGTTGGAGAAGGAGGAAAGAAAAACGGTGAGTATGTGTGACGAAAATGTAGACTAGTGAGAGAGATCATATTTGTAGTTTCGCCGACAAGAGGAGCGGCAGCAACAACACTTTCTTCGGCAGTTGGGCCACTCCACTGTGAAAATGGATGATGATGCTAGGAAACccaaacatttaatttaaaataataaattaaaattcaatttgtcaaaattgcatcaaattttatttttcttttgtcaaaaaatatattattataaacagGATAAAAAGATGAAGTGGCAAATCTTATCTGATATGGAGTGTGACATCAGCGCGATTGAGAGTCACAATGTGTTGAAAGGGTTCAACTGATTTAGTTTAGACGGGTTCAGGTGTCCAGATGACAAAGAAGTAAGGAGAAGGGTTCATAATACAAATGCATACAAGCGCAAGGGTCCACCAGACCATTTTGccaatattttataaagacaattttatttgtgaatttaattaataagtagtaacattaaaatcatgtaatattgttttgtcaatatttatgataatatttttaaattataatttataaattaaattaatacctgtataaaaaaatataattttttaaaaaatgggttGGCCCGACAAGcctgtagcccacgtacttATGGGTTGGGCCGACCATTTTCTAGCGCACACAAAAAAATGGGCTAGTCCGATCTGACCCTTAAAATGTCAAAGCCCGAATAAGTTAGTCCGATAGGGGtgggctagcccatattgacatctctaaataatagtagtaataattttatttataacaaaaaacaaAGGGTTAAAAAAAAGAGTGATGTGACAACATATGTACGAATAGATGAAAAAGTCATCCAATGGTTGTGGTGCTTCCGAGGTGGAAATTCCAGAAATAGCTTTCTTTAGGTTGTACTTGTAGATTACTGAGAAACTGAAACTCCAAAAACAGCTGTACTTTACCCTGATTCTCTCATATCTGAATCATGATTAATAGTTTAATTAGAATATAATCATTTAAAAGGCTGTAAATCATGATTAATAAGTttattagaattagattgtgtAGTGACTACAACTACTTATTTGAAAGgcaattagtttttttaaaaaaaaaattcaatcacaTTTAgttcaaatttgacttaaattTTGAACAATTCTCTAAAAAGAAATGAGAGTGGGACTGAGAGAGGCATCTAGGTTTAGAAGAAACGGGAGTGGCACTGAGAGACATCTAGGTTTAGAATAAATGGGAGTGGGACTGAGAGAGGCATCTAGGTTTAGAAGAAACGGGAGTGGGACTGAGAAAGGCATCTAGGTTTAGAAGAAACGAGAGTGGCACTGAGAGGCATCTAGGTTTAGAAGAAACGGGAGTGGGACTGAGAGAGGCATCTAGGTTTAGAAGAAATGGGAGTGGCACTGAGAGAGGCATCTAGGTTTAGAAGAAACAGGAGTGGCACTAAGAGACATCTAGGTTTAGAAGAAACGGGAGTGGGACTGAGAGAGGCATCTAGGTTTAGAAGAAATGGGAGTGGCACTGAGAGAGGCATCTaggttttaaaggggcgttggCTCTAAATCTAATGGTACTGAAGGAATGAAATTATCACATCTATTGTATGCCCCCGCCCTCGCCCCAATAGGCCaagattctttaattttttatggaaCTGAAGTAGACCAGATCAGACATCTTAGAGCCATTCTTACCATCTTTAAAGTTGTGTTTAAATTACATGTTAAATGGTCCAAGAGTTTCATGTACCCTGTTAATGATGTACCAAATTAGTTCGTCTTTGGTGGACCAATATTTGGGGGTGCATGAGATTTTGCATTTCTAGTGTAAAATTTTCTGTTTTGATCCAATATCtccttttctattttattagcAAAGGAAGAACTCATATGATTAAGATTGCTCAATCTAATGATTGGATAAGGGGCTTTGACTCTCAATCTAATAGTACTGAAGGAATGGAATTATCACATCTATTGTGTCCCCCCAACACACACACCCATGAGCCatgattctttaattttttatgaagttgCAGATCAAACCATCTTTAAAGTTGTGTCTGAATTAAATGTTAATTGGTCCAAGAGTTTTCTATACCCTGTTAATGATGTACCAAATTTGTTGTCTTTGTGGACCAATATTTAGGGGTGTAGGAGATTTTGCATTCCTGTGTGAAATTTTCTGTTTTGATCCAACATctccttttctatttttgttagCCATGGAAGAACTTAATCATATGATTAAGATTGCTCAATTTAATGATTGGACAGGAGGCTTTGGCTCACAATCTAATTGTACTGAAAGAATGGAATTATCACATCTATACTATGCCCTCCAACCCCACCCCACCCATGGACCATTctctcaatttaatttttttatcacatCTATACTAACACTCTTGCGTGGGGGCGCTGTATTCATGGTTACAGGTCGTGCACGACGACCATAGAGTCCTGCTGAGTACGCAACTGCCTATTCAAAATCTTTCTTCTATGAGTTGTTAGGGTCCCAAAGACTTGCTCTGTTAATAAATTTTGGGTAGGTCGAGGCCTGCCCCGCCCAAGTATTGTATTCATGGAGACTTGAAGATTAGTATGTTGGCTTGTTAGACATGTTATTGGccatgttgattttttttactgGTTAGCCCTGTCCCGCCCAAGTATTGTATTCATAGAGGTTTGAAGATTAGTATGTTGGCTTGTTAGACATGTTTTTGGccatgttgattttgtttaCTTGTTGGCTGAAGTTTGATAGTTAGTTATTTGAtgtacatgttttaaacttcTACATAGAGATTGTGATGACTTTGACGGCTTGCATAGCATTTATACATCACTAGACATCATGTTGGACTTGACGGCCCAAAATGACTTGTGTGCTTGTTGAATATTGCTTTATATAACTGTAAAGAgttattgttttctttgtagagTTCTTAACAAGGTCTTGCCTATCAAGGGCTTATTTTTAAGTCTAGATATATTTGTTTGTTATCTTGACTTGGTGTGGCTACCATGAGCAATTAACAATTGGTTTAGCAGGGTCGGCCCAAGTCTAATTTTTGACATAAGGTGTTAGTTGTAGTCTAAAAAAgtgttttttgtgttttttgaaATACATCTAAAACTAAAGAAGAGCTGAAAAGTCACAAGTCCCTAATAATGAGTCAATTCAAACACCCACTATAAATTTACATGGTAAATAAATTGCAACCATAAATAAACATGAAGAAACATAATTGTATTGATAAATAGTGTGGTACAATTCTATTCCTTCTTGATTCTTTTCTCATAAGATTTATCTATGATTCGAGGGTCGTAGTGACATATTTTCCGAACTTGAATGATTTGAGCTTGATTTCTATAATTTGAATATTGTTGTGATGTATTTCTCAAACTAGGATAATTTGGACTACTTTATCTTCCATGAAAGGATTTATGGATATTCTTGAAGTATTTGATTATCAAGAAAGACTCACATATTTTGATCTCATCTTTGTGAATATACATTTCATGAATTTGCGAAATTTTCCTGATGTCttttctagagaatttctaattGAAATAAAACGCATCTTATAGAATCTCAATTTGAATTGAGAACACTTCATGTAGAATtccacatatataattattttttcttaataataaaagtattgagtAAGACCTAGTAATGATAAATGAGAATGGTGCACTTTAGTAATTGTTAAATATGAAAGAATCGAAAGTAAGAAATACATTTTCAGAATATGTCTAACTTAAAGTTATTATTTCATATGGTCATTCAACTATGAATTCTTTTCTCAAAAAGTTATTCAATTTTGTCTCTAAAAGTCACTCAAACATCACTCAaccatgaatttttttctaagaaagtcactaaactataaaaattttttctaaaaaagtcactcaactttgaattttaactcataaGTCATTCAATTTTAAGTGTTTTACTTAGAAAAACAATCAACTATGAACATTTTACTTACATATTCACTCGACCTATTCAATCAacttttttgattaaaatttactttgatcaaatttttattcataagaaaaaaaattgaataaaaaagtATCCATTTGTACCGCGCCAATTATACTATGCTTAAAGATATCCAATATCACCGTCAATATactattaattttgttttcaaaCTGGAACGCTGTTCCTATAAATACGTGTTAAACATGtagaaaataatcataaaactCATGGAATTTAAAagttcttaaaataattaatcctAACTATTATATTTGGGggaaaaggtaaaataaacaGACCACTATTATATATTGAGTGGATCAAGTCAAGCAAGTGAGTCATCTTTTTACAATTTTagttagaaataaaaatttgatgcaagtaaattttaattttaaaaaaataattatacaagttgagtaatttttcaaaaaaaaaaatcatagttgaatgacttttaaattaaaaaaataaagttgagggattttgtaaaaaaaatcactaCTTAAATgagttttgaattaaaattcaaaattgagtgatttttttagaaaagagtcaatagtcaattttttaaaaaacgtaTTATCAATATATTCTTATCTAATTCACAAGGAAAGAACTTGCATCGACCCCCTTCCCCTCTTCTACCCCGCCTCAAAGAGTAACTAAAACCAATTTAATCACATTTTTATGTTCTAATTGTTCATTATAGAATGtgctaaaaaaaaatcaaatttgtacaatacatatataatttcgTTGGTTAAATTCACCAAATTGCATTTGTATTGGCCTTTAAATCTGGTAGAATTTTTGCATTATCGCTGTAGTTTTTTTAATCTATGATAGATTGCCTACCATTTTTATTACcttattgttaatatataaaaaaaaatttgtatcgCGCATAAAAgccaaagataaaaaaaatgataaatatatactcCGGCTATACATAcagaataacaaaaagaaagaagaatattaAAAAGGTGCtacaaaaacattgaaaatggACCActgtaagttttttttatctcttcCCTGCGAGCTTTTTATCTCTTTGCTCGATAGTGACTCGAATTcgtaataattaattataggtGAAAAATGTTTACCATTCGAGTAATTTTCGATTTTCGAAGCAGGATAGTTAAGTTCCTTTCTGAGCGAGAACAACGTCATCTACTGGCGTACCCAACGGCGTCGTTTCTTTTCCATTTTCCACCGATTTCTCCTTCCGAAACCTCAAAACGACACAAACAAACACTGAAACGGCAAGCAAAACGACGCCGGTAGCTCCACAAACCAAACTGGAAATCAGCAACACATCCCTCACATGATCTCTACTGTTGTGATGAACTGATATTCCTCCTCTCTCGCCGCCGATCCACGTCACGTTCTCCGCCATCGGCTTAGCTACCGGCGGCTTAGTATCCCGCCGGCCGCCATTACCGCCGAAGAACGACATCATCTCCGGAATTTCATCGTTTGTAGTACTGGAATCTGAGTTTTGATTCTCCGTCGTCGCCAATCCGTGCTCCGCCGGACGAAGCTCTCTGCAATTGGATCGAGACGACGATAATACTACGACGATGAATGTGAGAACAACAACTAGAAAATTTTGCCtcattataaaattttgaattgaaaaaaaaaaaaaaaagttaagagaAGCAGATGAGATATACTGTTGTTGTATGGTGGTGAATTGAGTGTGATATAAATGCAGTGCGGGAGGAAGGTAGCCAGTTTGTCAAGTTCTATAACCCATAAAGAATGCGCGTGATTTCTTGTCGGGTGAGACGCATATATTAAACACTCAAGAAAGGTATATTTCTGTtggtattataatttatattaaagattttttatGCAACTGTAACTACTAGTCTACAACTATGAGTTAATGACGTGTTCGGAACAAGGTGAGTCTCAGGATGAATTTTGGTGTGAGGCctattaaaaatgttttaggGTGTAAATTTATATGAAGTAAGTTCTAAAATTTGAGGGTAAGTCTCGAGCATAAAAACATAATTCTTGAGTGTAAAAACGTAGGTCTgggtatttttaatttattttttgaatcttttttttgctttaaatcatatttttttaattattgattgtaatgatatttctcaaatagtaattataacacattttttctttattattgagTATTGATActtatctaaaataaaaatcataatataatttctatatattataggttatttataaaaaaatttatttgtaaaatcattaaaaggtttacttttgcttattttattagtaatagaactataaaattgaatatataagAGACTATGCCCCGTAGATCCATGAAACTTACGCTCCATATCTCAGGACTTGCGTCTCGCCATGTACATACCGTATAACTCTGCCTTTTAAAACTTTGGAACCTTTGAACCATGTACATTTTGACTTCTTTATATGtttctattttcatattttagatTCTCGTAGTAAAAATTTTGACTCTATCATGAATTATACGTTATCTAAGTAAGCATTTTTATATTGTCAgtttcaaaattgaataaaaaatggtGTAGTAGATTAATAAGCAACGTAAAACTTTGTCAATTCATGATAAATAATCGTCTTAATTTCTACGTTATTAAATTACTTTAAAGTAATTCACATAAAAGTAAAATTCCTCTGAATTTCTGtgaaaaaattaccaaaatggTCCTTGATGCATAGAAATTGTAGTATtttggttatatatatatatatacatatatatatatattatgagaaGACAATCATTTTAGTCCTTAACCCTAAAActaacccaaaaaaataaaaaaatcattaaatttatcGTGGTTATAACTTTAGCTATAGCAAGTACTAGTATAATTTCGCTAGTTTGGAATTAGactaaaattttagtttgtaatatttaaatatttatttgtcatgttttcctcaattttagtttgtttttcttagtttaaatttctttttaattcatttaaaaacagtatttttttattttttatctaactttttaattttaacactctatataacatatttaatattgcaagaataaaaattattgatactTTTTACATGTCTTAAGTTTAAGATCATAAGATTCATAAGTTCGTTATTTTTCTTTGCTTAgtcaatatcaaataaataaattaaaacaaaacagTGAGCATATACAGATTCAAATCgaaccatataattaagtaggTTTTGACTATAgattctaaatatttttcactttctttaaaatttaacatGAAGTCGGAGTTGAAGATAAAATTGTGTTTGGTTATATCTTTATAAAGAGTAtttaatataacattttaaagACTGCATCAAAAtacaactttaaaaataaaaaatagcaaaatacatcataaattatttttcaaattaaaatacaaattttaagttGGATTTGAAATCATTtacaaatgatgaaataaataattttaaaaaatatatttttactgcCAAAAGTATCCTAAGTTTCATATACAAACAATGTCATAAAAcatcttatattatattatatt harbors:
- the LOC138342167 gene encoding uncharacterized protein — translated: MRQNFLVVVLTFIVVVLSSSRSNCRELRPAEHGLATTENQNSDSSTTNDEIPEMMSFFGGNGGRRDTKPPVAKPMAENVTWIGGERGGISVHHNSRDHVRDVLLISSLVCGATGVVLLAVSVFVCVVLRFRKEKSVENGKETTPLGTPVDDVVLAQKGT